A single window of Theropithecus gelada isolate Dixy chromosome 9, Tgel_1.0, whole genome shotgun sequence DNA harbors:
- the LOC112631047 gene encoding LOW QUALITY PROTEIN: zinc finger protein 532-like (The sequence of the model RefSeq protein was modified relative to this genomic sequence to represent the inferred CDS: inserted 4 bases in 4 codons; deleted 1 base in 1 codon; substituted 2 bases at 2 genomic stop codons) — protein MPVDILQMEEFCRSWRCTEARIIGGCPGTQAECFCIPSSPWQIHATAQNEVELEGALKSHHWLLSLRTGKQPQSPKGPVPASQGLVFLLQKAEGPERARAPLGSEGRPLKGCGLQGHDGCPQKAGARTAGLTNAHILCYSLATPLGLSPQAAAWAHTPSRRPQRSRPPTESTPAILKVLIKTIKTSSGEIKRTVIRVLPEMDLDSGKKSSKQTVSVMASVTSLLSSPASAAVLSSPLRAPLQSVVMTNAVSPAELTPKQVTIKPVATAFLPVPAVKMAGSQVINLKLTNNTMVKATVISAASVQRVSSAIIKAANAIQQQTIMVPASSLANAKLVPKTVHLANLNLLPQGAQATSVFRQVLTKPQQQIKQVIINAAASQPPXKVSRVQVVLSLQSSVVEAFNKVLSSVNPVPVYIPNLSPPANAGIMLPTCGYKCLECGDSFALEKSLTQHCGRWSMCIKVTCNHCTKNLVFYNKCSLLSHARGHKEKGVVMQCSYLILKPVPAGQMIVSPSSNTSTSTSTLQSPVGAGTHIVTKIQSGITGTVVSAPSSTPITPAMPLDEDPSKLRRHSLKGLECNEVFQDETSLAAHFQQAADMSGQKTCTVCQMLLPNQCSYASYQRIHQHKSPYTCPECRAICRSVDFQTHVTKNCLHYTRRAGFRCVHCNVVYSDVAALKSHIQGSHCEVFYRCPICPMAFKSAPSTYSHAHTQHPGIKIGEPKIIQKCFMCDTVFTLQTLLYRHFDQHIENQKVSVFKCPDCSLLYAEKQLMMDHIKSMHGTLKSIEGPPNLGINLPLSIKPVTQNSADQNKEDTKSMNGKEKLEKKSPFPVKKXKKVASSGWTCWECDHLFMQRDVYISHMRKEHGKQMKKHPRRQCDKSFSSSHSLCRHNRMKHKGIRKAXACSHCPGSRXTFTKQLMLEKHVQLMHGIKDPDLKEMTDTTNEEETEIKEDTTVPSPKRKLEEPVLEFRPPRGAITQPLKELKINVFKVHKCAVCGFTTKNLLQFHEHIPQHTSDGSSYQRGECGLCYTSHVSLYRHLFIVHKLKEPQPVSXQNGAGEDNXQENKPSHKDESPDGAVSDRKCKVCAKTFETEAALNTHMWTHGMAFIKSKRMSSAEK, from the exons gtAGAGCTCGAGGGGGCCTTGAAGTCACATCACTGGCTGCTGAGTCTACGAACAGGGAAGCAGCCGCAGTCCCCGAAAGGACCCGTCCCAGCGAGCCAGGGCCTAGTTTTCCTTCTGCAGAAGGCGGAGGGGCCGGAGCGGGCGCGGGCACCCCTGGGCTCTGAGGGGCGCCCCCTGAAGGGCTGCGGACTTCAGGGCCATGATGGCTGTCCCCAGAAAGCAGGAGCCCGAACCGCGGGGCTCACGAACGCCCACATTCTCTGCTACAGCCTCGCCACTCCCCTGGGCCTCTCCCCACAG gccGCCGCCTGGGCCCACACCCCCAGTCGTAGGCCTCAGCGTAGCAGGCCTCCCACAGAGTCCACGCCAGCAATCCTCAAAGTCCTCATAAAAACCATTAAGACATCTTCTGGGGAAATCAAGAGAACAGTGATTAGGGTATTGCCAGAAATGGATCTTGACTCTGGGAAGAAATCTTCCAAGCAGACGGTGTCCGTGATGGCCTCTGTGACATCCCTTCTGTCATCTCCAGCATCAGCCGCCgtcctttcctctcccctcaggGCGCCTCTCCAGTCCGTGGTCATGACCAATGCAGTTTCCCCTGCAGAGCTCACCCCCAAACAGGTCACAATCAAGCCCGTGGCTACTGCTTTCCTCCCAGTGCCTGCTGTGAAGATGGCAGGATCCCAAGTCATTAATTTGAAGCTCACTAACAACACCATGGTGAAAGCCACAGTCATATCTGCTGCCTCTGTCCAGAGGGTCAGCAGCGCCATCATTAAAGCCGCCAACGCCATCCAGCAGCAAACTATCATGGTGCCGgcatccagcctggccaatgccaAACTTGTGCCAAAGACTGTGCACCTTGCCAACCTTAACCTTTTGCCTCAGGGTGCCCAGGCCACCTCTGTATTCCGCCAAGTGCTAACCAAACCTCAGCAACAAATAAAGCAGGTGATAATCAATGCAGCAGCCTCGCAACCCC AAAAGGTGTCTCGAGTCCAGGTAGTGTTGTCCTTGCAGAGTTCTGTGGTGGAAGCTTTCAACAAGGTGCTGAGCAGTGTCAATCCAGTCCCTGTTTACATCCCAAACCTCAGTCCTCCCGCCAATGCAGGGATCATGTTACCAACGTGTGGATACAAGTGCTTGGAGTGTGGGGACTCCTTTGCACTTGAAAAGAGTCTGACCCAGCACTGCGGCAGATGGAGCATGTGCATCAAAGTAACGTGCAACCATTGTACAAAGAACCTCGTT TTTTACAACAAATGCAGCCTCCTTTCCCATGCCCGTGGGCATAAGGAGAAAGGGGTGGTAATGCAATGCTCCtacttaattttaaaaccagTCCCAGCAGGTCAAATGATAGTTTCTCCATCAAGCAATACTTCCACTTCAACTTCCACTCTTCAGAGCCCTGTGGGAGCCGGCACACACATTGTCACAAAAATTCAGTCTGGCATAACTGGGACAGTCGTATCGGCTCCTTCAAGCACTCCCATCACCCCAGCCATGCCCCTAGATGAAGACCCCTCCAAACTGCGTAGACATAGTCTAAAAGGTTTGGAGTGTAATGAAGTCTTCCAGGACGAGACGTCACTGGCTGCACATTTCCAGCAGGCTGCAGATATGAGTGGACAAAAGACTTGCACTGTCTGCCAGATGCTGCTTCCTAACCAGTGCAGTTATGCATCATACCAAAGAATCCATCAGCATAAATCTCCCTACACCTGCCCTGAGTGCAGGGCCATCTGCAGGTCGGTGGACTTCCAGACCCATGTCACCAAGAACTGTCTGCACTACACGAGGAGAGCTGGTTTTCGATGTGTGCATTGCAATGTTGTGTACTCTGATGTGGCTGCTCTGAAGTCTCACATTCAAGGTTCTCACTGTGAAGTCTTCTACAGGTGTCCTATTTGTCCAATGGCATTTAAGTCTGCCCCAAGCACATATTCCCATGCCCACACACAGCATCCTGGCATCAAGATAGGAGAACCAAAAATCATACAAAAGTGTTTCATGTGCGACACTGTGTTCACCCTGCAAACCTTGCTGTATCGCCACTTTGACCAACACATTGAAAACCAGAAGGTGTCTGTTTTCAAGTGTCCAGACTGTTCTCTTTTATATGCAGAGAAGCAACTTATGATGGACCATATCAAGTCTATGCATGGAACACTGAAAAGTATTGAAGGGCCTCCAAACTTGGGTATAAACTTGCCTTTGAGCATTAAGCCTGTAACTCAAAATTCAGCAGATCAGAACAAAGAGGACACCAAATCCATGAATGGGAAagagaaattggaaaagaaatcTCCATTTCCTgtgaaaa tcaagaaagtggCCAGTTCTGGGTGGACGTGTTGGGAGTGTGACCACCTGTTCATGCAGAGAGATGTGTACATATCCCACATGAGGAAGGAGCATGggaagcaaatgaagaaacaccCCCGCCGCCAGTGTGACAAGTCTTTCAGCTCGTCCCACAGCCTGTGCCGGCACAACCGGATGAAGCATAAAGGCATCAGGAAAGCGTAGGCCTGCTCACACTGCCCAGGCTCCA CTACCTTTACCAAACAACTGATGCTGGAGAAGCACGTCCAGCTGATGCATGGCATCAAGGACCCTGACCTGAAAGAAATGACAGACACCACcaatgaggaagaaacagaaataaaagaagacaccaCGGTCCCCAGTCCCAAGCGGAAGTTGGAAGAACCAGTTCTGGAGTTCAGGCCTCCCCGAGGAGCAATCACTCAGCCACTGAAAGAACTGAAAAtcaatgtttttaaggttcacaAGTGTGCCGTGTGTGGCTTCACCACCAAAAACCTGCTGCAGTTCCACGAACACATCCCTCAGCACACATCGGATGGTTCTTCCTACCAGCGCGGGGAGTGTGGCCTCTGCTACACGTCTCACGTCTCTCTGTACAGGCACCTCTTCATCGTACACAAGTTAAAGGAACCTCAGCCAGTGT AGCAAAACGGGGCTGGGGAAGATAACTAACAGGAGAACAAACCCAGCCACAAGGATGAATCCCCCGATGGCGCCGTGTCAGACAGAAAGTGCAAAGTATGCGCAAAAACTTTTGAAACTGAAGCAGCCTTAAATACTCACATGTGGACACACGGCATGGCCTTCATCAAATCCAAAAGGATGAGCTCAGCCGAGAAATAG